A genomic window from Algoriphagus sp. Y33 includes:
- a CDS encoding glycerophosphodiester phosphodiesterase family protein, whose product MENSINRGGHRSLSTFINGQIKNCLSTVCVALALFACQAKDSPNAEPMPEHGSVASGSTPDIEGLIANLEDSKNKEVIVVAHRGDWRNAPENSLQAIQNCIDMGVDMVEIDVRETKDGELVLMHDSSIDRTTKGTGLVKDWTLDSLKSLGLKDGLGVVTPHKIPTLEEALVLCKGKILVNLDKSYDIFDKCFEIAEKTGTLNQIVIKGAKSKKEVEEEFGQYLDRVYFMPIVILNDPKLNEIVDSYLVGGAPVAFEFTIPQDTIAFINRFGELRDKGASVWVNSLWAHHNGGHDDEKAALDPTVYDWFVDNNIDIIQTDRPRVLLDYLRARGLHN is encoded by the coding sequence ATGGAAAATAGTATAAACAGAGGGGGGCATAGATCCCTCTCTACTTTCATAAATGGACAGATAAAGAATTGTCTTTCCACTGTCTGTGTAGCGCTGGCGCTTTTTGCCTGTCAAGCCAAGGATAGCCCTAATGCGGAACCAATGCCAGAGCACGGTTCTGTTGCCTCAGGAAGTACTCCTGATATTGAAGGTCTAATCGCAAATCTCGAAGATTCTAAAAATAAGGAGGTCATCGTAGTTGCACATCGGGGTGACTGGAGAAATGCTCCTGAAAATTCACTTCAGGCCATCCAAAATTGCATCGATATGGGAGTGGATATGGTGGAAATAGATGTGAGGGAAACCAAAGACGGAGAACTTGTGCTCATGCATGATTCCTCTATCGACCGCACGACCAAAGGCACAGGTTTGGTTAAGGACTGGACATTGGACAGCCTTAAAAGCCTTGGCTTAAAAGACGGATTGGGAGTGGTCACTCCCCATAAAATACCGACTCTGGAAGAAGCATTGGTACTGTGTAAAGGTAAAATATTGGTCAACTTGGATAAGAGTTATGATATTTTTGACAAATGCTTTGAAATAGCCGAAAAGACCGGCACACTCAATCAAATAGTAATAAAAGGGGCTAAATCAAAAAAAGAGGTGGAGGAGGAATTCGGTCAGTATTTAGACCGGGTTTATTTTATGCCCATCGTCATCTTAAATGATCCAAAATTGAATGAGATTGTGGATAGTTATTTGGTTGGCGGGGCACCTGTCGCTTTTGAATTCACCATACCACAGGATACCATTGCATTTATAAACCGGTTCGGCGAATTAAGGGATAAAGGAGCCAGTGTTTGGGTTAACTCCCTTTGGGCTCATCACAACGGCGGGCATGATGATGAAAAGGCAGCATTGGATCCTACCGTATATGATTGGTTCGTTGATAATAATATAGATATTATCCAGACTGACAGACCCCGGGTTTTACTTGATTATTTGAGAGCAAGAGGATTGCATAACTAG
- a CDS encoding ComEC/Rec2 family competence protein gives MKKYRLPFSLQVYACMLVLAPAFTLSQAYAQSLPPWMDGYLDIHHINTGNGDAAFMVFPDGTTMLFDAGDLDEEAFQKKNAPLLATSTFPDDSKTAGGWIADYIRKVSPNGRDIRVDYGVISHFHSDHYGSIVALGELIPFGKMIDRNYPDYDFPLDMKEYLKNDKMFMGYLRFLEKNEVSAEALRVGRDDQIVLLSNTEFDFKVRNVKAGATIWTGEGNKTLQYFQATDMVDYYKGKYNENPLSLAIKISYGDFDYFTGGDNTGLQGFGLPKWFDVETPMANAVGKVEVTTLNHHGNRDATNSNFVEKLDPKVVVEQTWCSDHPGQEVYSRLVYESKQNEERDIFATYIHPETKITYGPWFNDNYKSMKGHVVIRVMPGGKEFYVFILNEGDLNVINQFGPYFTD, from the coding sequence ATGAAAAAATATCGATTACCATTTTCACTTCAGGTGTATGCCTGTATGTTGGTTTTAGCACCCGCTTTTACTTTATCCCAAGCATATGCCCAGTCTCTTCCTCCATGGATGGATGGGTATCTGGATATCCATCACATCAATACAGGCAATGGGGATGCTGCATTTATGGTTTTTCCCGATGGCACCACCATGTTGTTTGATGCAGGCGATTTGGATGAGGAAGCTTTCCAAAAGAAGAATGCTCCCCTTTTGGCGACATCCACATTTCCGGATGACTCGAAAACTGCCGGAGGATGGATAGCAGATTACATCAGAAAGGTAAGTCCAAATGGGAGGGATATCCGGGTTGACTATGGTGTAATTTCCCACTTTCACAGTGATCATTACGGAAGTATTGTGGCGCTTGGAGAACTGATTCCTTTTGGTAAAATGATCGACAGGAATTATCCTGATTACGATTTCCCGTTGGATATGAAGGAGTACCTGAAAAACGATAAAATGTTTATGGGATACCTTCGGTTTTTGGAGAAAAACGAGGTTTCCGCAGAAGCTCTTAGGGTAGGAAGGGATGATCAAATTGTACTGCTTAGTAACACAGAATTCGATTTTAAGGTAAGAAATGTAAAAGCAGGTGCAACGATTTGGACTGGAGAAGGAAATAAGACCCTACAGTATTTCCAAGCAACCGACATGGTGGATTATTATAAGGGTAAATACAATGAAAACCCGTTAAGTTTGGCAATTAAAATCTCCTATGGTGACTTTGATTATTTTACAGGAGGAGATAATACCGGGCTGCAGGGATTTGGCTTGCCAAAATGGTTTGACGTGGAAACACCAATGGCAAATGCTGTTGGTAAAGTAGAAGTTACTACCCTCAATCATCATGGAAACAGAGATGCTACCAATAGTAATTTTGTGGAAAAACTGGATCCTAAGGTTGTGGTAGAGCAGACTTGGTGCTCTGATCATCCAGGCCAGGAGGTGTACTCCAGACTTGTATACGAATCGAAGCAAAATGAAGAAAGGGATATTTTTGCTACCTACATCCATCCGGAGACTAAGATCACCTATGGCCCTTGGTTCAATGATAATTACAAAAGCATGAAAGGCCATGTTGTAATACGGGTGATGCCCGGCGGAAAAGAGTTCTATGTGTTTATTTTGAATGAAGGAGATCTGAATGTAATCAATCAGTTTGGTCCTTACTTTACAGATTGA
- a CDS encoding sigma factor-like helix-turn-helix DNA-binding protein, producing MYEELNHLLDSLPSKEQEVFRLSRFQELSAEEIAAKLNIAPQTVHNKM from the coding sequence CTGTATGAAGAACTAAACCATCTACTGGATAGCCTTCCTTCCAAGGAACAGGAGGTGTTTAGGTTAAGCAGGTTTCAGGAACTCAGTGCCGAAGAAATAGCTGCCAAGCTCAATATTGCCCCACAGACTGTGCATAATAAGATGTGA
- a CDS encoding RNA polymerase sigma-70 factor: MEGYNDLWGIFDETRSHKAFRVIFNAFWEKLLKVSVNILKDTNEAEDVVQEVFISLWNRNKEVKIEDIEAYLYNAVKYKVFQRLRNKKAVPEQLEKFHSIQFANNIEEQFDYESAKMILDECIDALPDRPKEVFLLSRFENLSNAEIASRLQVSHKTVEAHITKALMTLRKCHSKG, encoded by the coding sequence GTGGAGGGGTACAATGACCTATGGGGTATTTTCGATGAGACAAGGAGTCACAAGGCATTCCGGGTAATATTCAATGCCTTTTGGGAAAAATTGCTTAAGGTATCAGTCAATATCCTCAAAGACACAAATGAAGCAGAGGACGTTGTGCAGGAGGTGTTTATCTCCCTCTGGAATAGGAACAAAGAGGTTAAGATAGAGGATATTGAAGCCTATTTGTATAATGCTGTAAAATACAAGGTGTTTCAAAGATTAAGGAATAAAAAAGCAGTTCCTGAACAACTGGAAAAGTTTCATTCTATTCAGTTCGCAAATAATATTGAAGAGCAATTTGATTATGAATCGGCAAAAATGATTTTGGATGAGTGTATTGATGCATTGCCGGACAGACCAAAAGAGGTGTTTTTATTAAGCAGATTTGAAAATTTGTCCAATGCCGAAATTGCTTCTCGTCTACAGGTTTCACATAAAACTGTAGAAGCCCATATTACCAAGGCACTCATGACATTGAGAAAATGTCATTCTAAAGGATAG
- a CDS encoding FecR family protein → MTDEEYKALLDNYLNGSCSESEKNILDAFFTSNKSAKPELSDGRDYDEYKLEAKNRMLRNLESRLKQRSAHKSSVRKRYLVPSLMAVAMVLLSGVLFYRLFYVGSPDQRMKLVTENGQKTTVVLSDGTKVSLNSGTTLTYPETFDENVRKVELDGEAFFQVERDEARPFTIVSGELSTKVLGTSFNINTHGASVIKVGVVTGKVKVGDGDQEVVLTPGLESEYKLESRSFLINKVDVSEINSWMDDRIVFRNLPLDQAFDQLERWYDVEFIYDIKELINCKINGDFNDQRLRSVLETLGFIYGIQYEISEDGKKVRITGMSCN, encoded by the coding sequence ATGACCGACGAAGAATACAAAGCTTTATTGGATAATTACCTCAATGGAAGTTGCAGTGAATCTGAAAAGAATATACTGGATGCTTTTTTTACTTCCAATAAAAGTGCTAAACCTGAACTTTCAGATGGTCGGGATTATGATGAGTATAAGTTGGAGGCTAAAAACCGTATGCTCAGAAATCTGGAAAGCAGGTTGAAGCAAAGATCGGCTCATAAAAGTTCTGTTAGAAAGAGATATTTAGTCCCCTCCCTAATGGCTGTCGCCATGGTGTTGCTATCAGGGGTGCTATTTTACCGGTTGTTCTATGTAGGCTCCCCGGATCAACGGATGAAATTGGTCACTGAAAATGGTCAGAAGACAACGGTCGTATTAAGTGACGGTACCAAGGTTTCTCTCAATTCAGGTACAACTCTAACCTATCCTGAAACCTTCGACGAAAATGTAAGGAAAGTGGAATTGGACGGTGAGGCATTTTTTCAAGTTGAACGGGACGAAGCCAGACCCTTTACCATTGTATCAGGGGAGCTGTCTACCAAAGTGCTAGGGACTTCATTTAACATTAATACCCATGGGGCATCAGTGATAAAAGTGGGAGTAGTCACCGGAAAAGTGAAGGTAGGGGATGGAGATCAGGAAGTGGTGTTGACACCTGGTTTAGAGTCAGAGTATAAGTTGGAAAGTCGGTCTTTTCTCATCAATAAAGTTGATGTGTCAGAGATCAACAGTTGGATGGACGATAGGATTGTGTTCAGAAATTTGCCTCTTGATCAGGCTTTTGATCAATTGGAGAGGTGGTATGATGTGGAATTTATCTATGACATCAAGGAACTTATTAATTGTAAGATTAATGGGGATTTTAATGATCAGCGTCTAAGAAGCGTGTTAGAAACGCTGGGATTTATCTACGGGATTCAGTATGAAATTTCTGAGGACGGCAAAAAAGTCCGAATTACAGGAATGAGTTGCAACTAA
- a CDS encoding SusC/RagA family TonB-linked outer membrane protein has translation MEISLQKLVMYTTKTVVYLMFVQVLFFNLATAEATFGQAIHETTLSIHVQSETLQNIFELIEQKTEFKFSYSDEIVQIDQRFNLSFSKTTLDVVLNDIGKKSGLSFRQFDELIAVKKREPLELKPPAVRFQKISGTVYEKDGESLPGVNILVKGSLVGTVTDINGAFTLDVPEGSNILVVSYVGYISKEIDISAGGDNLTIYLDPSFEGLQEVVVTALGTKQVKDQSGATSSSIGSEAIQRSGETGLINGLAGKASGVRIGKTNGDPGAGSVIQIRGVNTIEGASQPLVILDGVPISNDNSGAGTVSQQSRLNDINQNDIESVQVLKGASAAALWGSRAANGVIIITTKSGNVNQKPSVTYSFTRSIDKINIWHPLQDSYGQGRNGVRNISSAESWGDKISERAGGSDIVDQNGAYFISDVSGNTIYPVLTKNSTETFLDENYDQVFQDGGFNQHDVSVNGGGEKASYFFSYGNLAQDGIIKNYTYNKQNIRLNTKVQLMDWLTWNNKISYNFTKSNRIHQAGDDTNGLLLGLLRGAPDFNNEDYIGTYVDASGTAYPGRQRNYRRHLGETLNPIYNNPGWTINEQTSNSIVERFIFTPEILIDPTDWLSFIVRGGIDYFTDSRESFFPIGSAGARSTGSWSQELRSSKEVNFDAIATATKEISSDLSGSLTLGVNYNDRQQSYDGTSISPFAVNSNLHTTDLNPDQAASSWSRTLTHIRSNRGYGVLNLSLFNQLYINASGAVEAASTVGGTFFYPSVDVAWQFTDKFAIPGVSFGKLRASLGKVGIQPNPYKFNTLATTGYPSFGGSFMIDSEKGNSDLKPEVKTEWEIGADLRFFKDYVNLGVTYYQNEINDILFAVKTNPSTGFATEYSNAGIIENKGLELDLNVTAVRKKDLSLSFNANFNNNRNLVVDLKGAETVDIGGTSKAVEGEPMSAFWLPGTVRNEDGTLALDANGFPQLDTERRVIGNPNPDWRGGLGAQLNYKNFDFSFLFEHSQGGDFINRTRVVMYGFGTHGDTGNEVTLTEDLVNINGQTIAAGTTVRGNITDFGAGNVLLDESWYTGIGGGLGFNKVNDLFIEDATWTKLRNITLGYTLSPGLLKKIKLQSLRVSASGRDLFLWSDIIGVDPETNNYGVSNAFGMNYFNNPGTKSFLFSIQATF, from the coding sequence ATGGAAATATCTTTACAGAAACTAGTTATGTATACTACCAAAACGGTTGTATACCTAATGTTTGTGCAAGTTCTCTTTTTTAATTTAGCTACTGCCGAGGCAACTTTTGGACAAGCAATACATGAGACAACATTAAGTATACATGTTCAAAGTGAAACGTTGCAGAATATATTCGAGCTGATCGAACAGAAAACGGAATTTAAGTTTTCCTATAGTGACGAGATTGTCCAAATTGACCAAAGGTTTAATTTGAGCTTTTCAAAAACAACCTTAGATGTTGTATTAAATGATATAGGGAAAAAGTCAGGGCTTTCTTTCAGGCAGTTTGATGAATTGATTGCCGTGAAAAAACGTGAGCCTTTAGAACTAAAGCCACCGGCAGTTCGCTTTCAAAAGATTTCCGGGACTGTGTATGAAAAAGATGGAGAAAGCCTACCCGGTGTGAATATTCTGGTCAAAGGCTCCCTGGTGGGTACTGTGACTGATATTAATGGGGCCTTTACGTTGGATGTTCCGGAAGGATCAAATATTCTTGTAGTTTCCTATGTAGGGTATATTTCCAAGGAAATAGATATTTCCGCCGGAGGTGATAATTTGACAATTTATTTGGATCCATCTTTTGAAGGTCTTCAAGAAGTGGTAGTAACCGCCTTGGGCACCAAGCAAGTCAAAGACCAATCAGGCGCAACCAGTTCAAGCATTGGCTCAGAAGCGATTCAAAGATCCGGTGAGACAGGATTGATTAACGGGTTGGCGGGAAAGGCTTCCGGAGTAAGGATAGGTAAGACAAATGGTGATCCGGGAGCAGGTTCTGTTATTCAAATTCGTGGCGTCAATACCATTGAGGGGGCAAGTCAACCGCTGGTAATTTTGGACGGGGTGCCAATCAGCAATGATAACAGCGGGGCTGGGACGGTTTCCCAGCAATCTAGATTGAATGACATCAACCAGAATGACATTGAGTCGGTGCAGGTTTTGAAAGGAGCTTCTGCTGCAGCTCTTTGGGGATCCAGAGCGGCAAATGGCGTAATCATAATTACAACCAAAAGCGGTAATGTCAATCAGAAGCCATCTGTGACTTATTCTTTTACCCGGTCAATCGATAAAATTAATATATGGCATCCACTTCAGGACAGTTATGGACAGGGAAGAAACGGAGTGAGGAATATTTCGTCTGCGGAATCTTGGGGTGATAAAATTTCCGAAAGAGCCGGAGGCTCAGATATAGTAGATCAAAATGGGGCTTATTTTATTTCGGATGTTTCGGGAAATACGATTTATCCGGTATTGACCAAAAATTCAACGGAAACATTTTTGGATGAAAATTATGATCAGGTCTTTCAGGATGGAGGTTTTAATCAACATGATGTTTCTGTAAACGGAGGAGGAGAAAAAGCTTCTTATTTCTTTAGTTATGGGAATCTGGCCCAAGATGGGATCATCAAAAACTATACATATAACAAGCAAAATATCAGGCTTAACACAAAGGTTCAGTTGATGGACTGGCTGACTTGGAACAATAAGATTTCTTATAATTTCACTAAGTCAAACCGTATTCATCAAGCCGGTGATGATACCAATGGATTGCTCTTAGGTTTATTAAGAGGCGCGCCTGATTTTAATAATGAAGATTATATAGGCACATACGTAGATGCTTCAGGGACTGCGTATCCCGGAAGACAGCGAAACTATAGAAGGCATCTGGGAGAAACCCTAAATCCTATTTACAACAATCCTGGATGGACGATCAATGAACAAACCTCTAATTCTATAGTTGAGCGCTTTATCTTCACGCCTGAAATCCTGATCGATCCTACAGATTGGTTGAGTTTCATTGTCAGGGGAGGGATTGATTATTTTACTGATTCCCGGGAATCATTCTTTCCAATAGGTTCGGCGGGCGCCAGGAGTACCGGTTCATGGTCTCAGGAGTTAAGATCCAGTAAAGAAGTTAATTTTGATGCGATAGCTACGGCAACCAAAGAAATCAGCAGTGACCTTTCCGGGTCTTTAACGTTGGGTGTTAACTATAACGACCGGCAGCAAAGCTATGACGGAACATCCATTAGCCCATTTGCAGTTAATTCAAACCTGCATACAACCGACTTAAATCCTGATCAGGCTGCCTCATCCTGGTCAAGAACCCTGACGCACATTAGATCAAATAGAGGTTATGGTGTCTTAAACCTCAGTTTATTTAATCAGCTTTATATCAACGCTTCCGGTGCCGTAGAAGCTGCTTCTACCGTAGGAGGGACATTCTTCTATCCATCCGTTGATGTGGCTTGGCAGTTTACGGACAAGTTTGCCATTCCCGGAGTAAGCTTCGGAAAGCTGCGGGCATCACTAGGCAAAGTGGGGATACAGCCAAATCCATATAAGTTCAACACGCTTGCAACGACAGGCTATCCAAGTTTTGGAGGAAGTTTTATGATTGATTCGGAAAAAGGAAATTCGGATCTGAAGCCTGAAGTAAAGACAGAATGGGAGATAGGGGCAGACTTGAGATTTTTCAAAGATTACGTTAACCTAGGTGTAACCTACTATCAAAACGAGATCAACGATATACTTTTCGCTGTAAAAACTAACCCAAGTACGGGCTTTGCTACCGAATATTCCAATGCGGGCATAATAGAAAACAAAGGATTGGAGCTGGATTTGAACGTCACTGCCGTCAGGAAGAAAGATCTGTCCCTTTCATTCAATGCCAATTTCAACAACAACAGAAATTTGGTGGTTGATTTAAAAGGAGCAGAAACTGTAGATATAGGAGGTACTTCCAAGGCAGTGGAAGGTGAGCCAATGAGTGCGTTTTGGCTGCCGGGTACTGTGCGTAATGAGGATGGGACGCTTGCTCTGGATGCAAATGGATTTCCACAACTGGATACGGAAAGAAGGGTAATCGGTAATCCAAACCCGGATTGGAGAGGAGGATTGGGAGCGCAATTGAATTACAAAAATTTTGATTTTAGCTTTTTGTTCGAGCATTCCCAAGGCGGTGATTTTATCAACAGAACCCGTGTGGTAATGTACGGGTTTGGCACGCATGGAGATACCGGGAACGAAGTTACGCTTACGGAAGACTTGGTAAATATCAACGGACAAACTATTGCTGCGGGAACTACTGTCCGTGGAAATATTACGGACTTTGGGGCAGGGAATGTGTTGTTGGATGAATCCTGGTACACCGGTATTGGGGGCGGCTTAGGCTTCAACAAGGTCAATGATCTATTTATAGAGGATGCTACCTGGACGAAATTGAGAAACATCACTTTGGGATATACGCTTAGCCCAGGCTTGTTGAAGAAAATAAAGCTTCAGTCCCTTCGGGTGTCAGCGAGCGGTAGAGACTTGTTTCTTTGGTCTGATATCATAGGTGTGGATCCTGAAACAAATAATTATGGCGTGAGCAATGCGTTCGGCATGAATTACTTTAACAACCCTGGGACTAAATCCTTCCTTTTTAGTATTCAGGCTACTTTCTAG
- a CDS encoding SusD/RagB family nutrient-binding outer membrane lipoprotein: MKKQAKYILSILCLTVAVSSCESLVDGINDNPNQLTLNEIDAGLFMNGAELGNIDIQLGAYSRMAAYYSGQLIGYEQVERFRYQYEVVNTDFNWDGYQSVVNPARLIRSRTEGNNLYQGISKVLEAHLIGTYATLFGDIPYSEAVSDIIDPVFDKQSAILAQLQLVLDSAIEDLNKVEASDVVAEDYIYNGDGEKWLEAAWTLKARLYMISKSYEEAFAAAQNGISSHANSMMFNPLDVTGQNTTKNKYYIVLQNGPNLGTGDSYLMKLLDTESGISRNNEKTNEEARMMYYEIDRTSATVNMGIAHELEPQPLITFGENTLILAEAGARTQGMETGLQYLNMHRSYLNSGSFLNSNFDQYTLSYLPYVATDFQAGGIENRDGISPERALLREIIEERYVTGFTTFMPFDDARRLKKDDTDVLVPFPLNTATAAQNIERFLTPETEMTTNSNAPEDPGFYQPTQVNQ, translated from the coding sequence ATGAAAAAACAAGCTAAATATATACTGTCGATTTTATGCCTAACGGTTGCTGTAAGTAGCTGTGAGAGTTTGGTTGATGGGATTAATGACAATCCAAACCAACTTACCCTCAATGAAATTGACGCCGGGTTATTTATGAATGGAGCTGAATTGGGTAACATTGATATTCAACTAGGCGCCTATAGCAGAATGGCGGCATACTATTCGGGACAATTAATAGGATACGAACAGGTGGAGAGATTTCGCTATCAATATGAAGTTGTCAATACTGATTTTAACTGGGATGGCTATCAATCTGTAGTCAATCCTGCCAGATTAATCCGCAGCAGAACTGAAGGAAACAACCTCTATCAGGGCATATCCAAAGTTTTGGAAGCACATTTGATCGGTACGTATGCTACCCTATTTGGAGATATCCCCTATTCTGAGGCTGTTTCAGATATAATAGATCCGGTGTTTGACAAGCAGTCAGCTATCCTCGCTCAGCTTCAGCTAGTGCTGGATAGTGCTATAGAAGACCTCAATAAGGTGGAGGCTAGCGATGTAGTTGCGGAAGATTACATCTATAATGGTGATGGTGAAAAATGGCTGGAAGCAGCCTGGACTTTAAAAGCCAGGTTGTACATGATTTCCAAATCCTACGAAGAAGCTTTTGCAGCCGCTCAAAATGGGATCTCGTCCCATGCAAATAGCATGATGTTTAACCCATTGGATGTCACTGGGCAAAACACCACCAAAAACAAGTATTATATCGTCTTGCAAAACGGCCCTAACCTAGGTACGGGAGACAGTTATCTGATGAAGCTATTGGATACTGAAAGCGGTATTTCCAGAAATAATGAAAAGACCAATGAAGAAGCTAGAATGATGTATTATGAAATTGATCGAACTAGTGCTACGGTGAACATGGGCATAGCCCATGAGCTGGAACCACAGCCCCTGATCACTTTCGGGGAGAATACGTTGATTCTCGCCGAAGCCGGAGCCCGCACCCAAGGAATGGAAACCGGTCTTCAATACTTGAACATGCATAGAAGCTACCTGAATTCCGGTAGTTTTCTAAATTCCAATTTCGATCAGTACACCTTGTCTTACCTGCCTTATGTGGCTACGGATTTCCAAGCAGGAGGAATAGAAAATAGGGATGGGATCAGTCCTGAAAGAGCACTCCTAAGAGAAATCATAGAAGAGCGGTATGTGACAGGGTTTACCACCTTTATGCCTTTTGATGATGCGAGAAGATTGAAGAAAGATGACACGGATGTATTAGTTCCATTTCCACTGAATACCGCCACTGCTGCCCAAAACATCGAGCGATTCCTTACTCCTGAGACAGAGATGACTACTAATTCCAATGCTCCTGAAGATCCTGGGTTCTACCAACCTACTCAGGTTAACCAATAG
- the ggt gene encoding gamma-glutamyltransferase: MRGKSFLSFAVAVSIVLVGCAEKSETQRAERTQGVIAGNGMVVSANKYASDVGVEIMKRGGNAFDAAVAVQFALAVVYPRAGNIGGGGFAVYRDATGVKGALDFREKAPSRAEKNMYLDEAGEPVKDLSLKGVLSVGVPGTVNGMVKLHERFGELSWKELVAPSIQLAKEGVVISENQALRFNQAKSDFEAYNRFSIPMVKDTQWKRGDLLILPELAVTLERIAEEGNEGFYEGITAELIVAEMEARKGLISLADLKAYEAVWRNPIIGEYRGYNIISMPPPSSGGVAIVQLFNGLKGYDISLFEPNSVEAIHLFTELERRVYADRAENLGDPDFFPVPLEDLLAEQRMKKRMESFDPAKKTPSDEIKAGNVEIIESVETTHFSIVDKEGNAVSITTTLNGYFGAKVMVKGAGFFLNNEMDDFSKKPGTPNQFGLVGGEANAIAPNKRMLSSMTPTIVEKNGKLWMVLGSPGGSTIITSVFQTMVNAMVYTMNMQEAVNAYRFHHQWMPDVIIYEKGGLDSLTKMQLEAKGQTLQERGLLGKVNAILVTPEGELEGAPDHMRGDEFASGY, encoded by the coding sequence ATGAGAGGGAAGAGTTTTCTTTCCTTTGCTGTAGCGGTAAGCATAGTGCTTGTCGGGTGTGCTGAAAAATCTGAGACCCAACGTGCAGAAAGGACACAAGGGGTCATCGCGGGAAATGGAATGGTGGTCAGTGCCAATAAGTACGCTTCGGATGTAGGTGTTGAAATCATGAAGCGGGGAGGAAATGCGTTTGATGCAGCAGTAGCTGTACAATTTGCCTTGGCGGTGGTTTATCCCAGAGCAGGGAATATCGGTGGCGGGGGCTTTGCCGTTTACCGTGATGCCACGGGTGTAAAGGGAGCCTTGGATTTCAGGGAAAAGGCTCCGTCTAGGGCCGAAAAAAATATGTATTTGGACGAAGCTGGCGAGCCGGTAAAAGACCTGAGCCTGAAAGGTGTGCTTTCTGTGGGTGTACCGGGCACAGTCAATGGAATGGTCAAATTGCATGAGCGGTTTGGGGAGCTTTCTTGGAAGGAATTGGTGGCACCATCTATCCAACTTGCCAAAGAGGGGGTTGTGATTTCCGAAAATCAGGCACTTCGATTCAATCAGGCAAAATCTGACTTTGAAGCTTATAATCGCTTTTCTATTCCTATGGTCAAAGATACGCAATGGAAACGAGGAGATCTCCTAATACTGCCTGAGCTGGCCGTCACGTTGGAGAGAATAGCCGAAGAAGGAAATGAAGGATTCTATGAAGGTATAACTGCAGAACTGATAGTTGCCGAAATGGAAGCCCGGAAAGGCCTAATTTCCTTGGCTGACCTGAAAGCTTACGAAGCTGTTTGGCGGAATCCTATTATAGGTGAGTACAGGGGTTATAATATCATCAGTATGCCTCCGCCTTCGAGTGGAGGTGTTGCAATTGTCCAACTATTCAATGGCCTAAAGGGGTATGATATTTCCTTGTTTGAGCCAAATTCAGTTGAAGCCATTCATTTATTTACCGAATTGGAGCGCCGGGTATATGCAGACAGGGCAGAGAATTTGGGTGATCCTGATTTTTTTCCTGTGCCGTTGGAAGATTTGCTGGCTGAGCAAAGGATGAAGAAAAGGATGGAGAGTTTTGATCCTGCCAAAAAGACGCCTTCTGATGAGATCAAAGCCGGGAATGTGGAAATCATTGAAAGTGTGGAAACTACCCATTTTTCAATCGTGGATAAGGAAGGGAATGCAGTATCGATAACAACTACCCTGAATGGGTATTTCGGGGCCAAAGTAATGGTGAAGGGCGCCGGCTTTTTCTTGAACAATGAAATGGATGATTTCAGCAAAAAGCCCGGAACACCAAATCAGTTTGGATTAGTAGGCGGGGAAGCAAATGCTATTGCGCCAAATAAGCGGATGCTGAGCTCCATGACTCCAACTATTGTAGAGAAAAATGGGAAATTATGGATGGTATTGGGTTCACCTGGAGGATCTACGATTATTACTTCCGTCTTCCAGACCATGGTCAATGCGATGGTGTATACTATGAATATGCAGGAGGCAGTGAATGCGTACCGATTTCATCACCAATGGATGCCTGATGTGATTATTTATGAAAAAGGGGGACTGGATAGCCTCACTAAAATGCAACTGGAAGCGAAAGGGCAAACTCTGCAAGAACGGGGTTTGCTGGGTAAGGTAAATGCAATTTTAGTAACTCCTGAGGGGGAATTGGAAGGAGCACCAGATCATATGCGTGGAGATGAGTTTGCGTCAGGTTACTGA